From the genome of Candidatus Aminicenantes bacterium, one region includes:
- a CDS encoding helix-turn-helix domain-containing protein, with product MKGLRRLLSPFVLLVLLFLFSPKSPGATLNVATDLLLTRWSTEHGLPQSTVRDLCRSGDGYLWLGTRSGLVRFDGGRFFIFNHWNSPQLPGEEILTLLATGKRGIWVGTSAGLAFFDGITWSVPVFPLEDGTPLTVTGLVVGSDDAIWVGTSRGLFWLRGFKNATRVGNWPGNRAVACLGSASGSRVWAADKAGEIFLLGTRPYEGMMQLTRVPGRVHALEQWRNRVWIAATSGLFQVGVTGGEAEKVSLPDRTIPHCLFPDNEGGMWVGTGERGLIYLGPDGMPASSPPDLDSGSVLSLLLDGQKNLWVGTEVSGLVRLRRRAVHGLVEEAGPVTAITTTEKRAAWVATRNNDIFIVEWNGRHHAGAKEINVPGLSLGFQDDDTLWVGTAGSGLLRLALSTGDRRWFLKDPAVSIRAILAQPRGAVRVATNVGLFRGEGSRFAPVRLPGDVAKQGAISTLVANEAGELWVGGEDGVWHLAAGTWTRLEGRDQQPEPSRVSAMFRDNHGLLWVGTRGWGLFAYSQGRWTQINESHGLTDNYVMGILQDDHGYLWCGSRRGVFRIMEKNTRRLLQRETPRVDCMVWNESEGMPSSECTADAQPSAWKMPDGRMLFATVRGVAMLDPLMAAEKPPPIPVLIEAVLADSRNLNPEQPARFNRRLQMLEFYFTYPDLAAAEKVVFRYRLKGFGDQWTVSRPGQERTALYLNLGPGKYEFQIQARSGSGFWTASMDTFSLEVRSRIRGVYLLLVFLLIGAAVGLWYRRHLTRSTAKAKYRTSGLTTDVAEKKLADLLRLMKEEKPFLEANLTLVKLARHMNIHANYLSRIINERRNQSFNDFVNQYRIEEACRRLADPRWKEMTILQIAYETGFYSKSVFNTAFKKFTGRTPSQYRSQSTSAD from the coding sequence ATGAAGGGGTTGCGACGACTCCTTTCACCGTTTGTGCTGCTTGTCCTGCTTTTCCTCTTTTCCCCCAAAAGCCCGGGCGCGACGTTGAACGTTGCAACCGACCTGTTGCTTACCCGATGGTCCACTGAACACGGGCTGCCCCAGAGTACTGTTCGTGACCTTTGCCGCAGCGGCGATGGCTATCTGTGGCTGGGAACTCGTTCGGGACTGGTTCGCTTTGATGGTGGTCGTTTCTTTATATTTAATCATTGGAATTCTCCCCAGTTGCCCGGCGAAGAGATTCTGACGCTGTTGGCCACAGGTAAAAGGGGAATCTGGGTGGGAACCAGCGCGGGTTTGGCCTTTTTCGACGGCATAACCTGGAGTGTCCCGGTTTTTCCCCTGGAAGATGGTACCCCTTTGACTGTCACCGGCCTGGTCGTGGGCAGTGACGACGCCATCTGGGTGGGGACATCCAGGGGCTTGTTCTGGTTGCGCGGCTTTAAGAACGCGACCCGGGTTGGGAATTGGCCGGGAAACCGCGCCGTTGCCTGCCTGGGGTCCGCTTCCGGCTCACGGGTATGGGCAGCCGACAAAGCAGGGGAAATCTTCCTTCTGGGAACGAGACCGTATGAAGGAATGATGCAATTGACGCGGGTTCCCGGCCGGGTCCACGCGCTTGAACAGTGGAGAAACCGGGTGTGGATAGCCGCGACTTCCGGACTTTTCCAGGTGGGGGTGACCGGGGGCGAAGCGGAAAAAGTATCTCTCCCTGACCGCACTATCCCCCATTGCCTGTTTCCGGATAACGAAGGCGGAATGTGGGTGGGAACGGGAGAGCGGGGGTTGATCTACTTGGGACCTGACGGTATGCCCGCATCCTCCCCGCCGGATTTAGACAGCGGCTCCGTGCTCAGCCTATTGCTGGATGGGCAAAAGAACCTTTGGGTGGGTACGGAAGTGTCCGGATTGGTACGGTTGCGCCGGCGTGCGGTTCATGGACTGGTGGAGGAAGCCGGACCCGTGACCGCAATCACGACAACTGAAAAACGGGCCGCCTGGGTTGCGACCCGCAACAACGACATCTTTATTGTTGAATGGAACGGTCGCCATCATGCGGGCGCGAAAGAGATCAATGTGCCTGGACTCAGCCTGGGGTTCCAGGACGATGATACGCTCTGGGTAGGCACTGCCGGGAGCGGGTTGCTGCGTTTGGCCTTGTCCACGGGTGATCGTCGATGGTTTCTGAAGGACCCGGCGGTTTCCATTCGCGCCATTCTGGCGCAACCCCGGGGTGCGGTCCGGGTGGCCACGAATGTTGGCCTGTTCCGGGGTGAGGGGAGCCGGTTTGCGCCTGTTCGCTTGCCCGGCGACGTTGCAAAACAGGGCGCCATCTCCACGCTGGTTGCCAATGAAGCCGGGGAGCTTTGGGTCGGTGGCGAAGACGGAGTATGGCATCTGGCAGCCGGGACATGGACTCGGCTTGAGGGGAGGGATCAACAACCGGAACCAAGCCGGGTATCCGCCATGTTCAGGGACAATCACGGTCTGTTATGGGTGGGGACCCGGGGCTGGGGCTTGTTTGCCTATAGCCAGGGAAGATGGACTCAAATTAATGAATCGCATGGCCTGACGGACAACTACGTGATGGGTATCCTACAGGATGATCACGGGTATCTCTGGTGCGGCAGCCGACGCGGGGTGTTCCGCATCATGGAAAAAAACACCCGGCGGCTTTTGCAGAGGGAAACACCCCGCGTGGACTGCATGGTTTGGAATGAAAGCGAGGGCATGCCCAGCAGCGAGTGCACGGCCGATGCTCAACCTTCGGCGTGGAAGATGCCCGATGGGCGCATGCTTTTTGCCACGGTTCGGGGTGTGGCCATGCTGGATCCACTAATGGCCGCGGAAAAACCACCACCCATCCCCGTATTGATCGAAGCCGTGTTGGCGGATAGCCGCAATCTGAATCCTGAGCAACCGGCTCGTTTCAACCGCCGCTTACAGATGCTGGAATTCTATTTCACTTACCCGGACCTGGCCGCCGCCGAGAAAGTGGTGTTTCGCTACCGCTTAAAAGGATTCGGTGATCAATGGACCGTATCCCGCCCCGGTCAGGAGCGGACCGCTCTCTACTTGAACCTGGGGCCGGGAAAATATGAGTTCCAAATACAGGCTCGCAGTGGCTCGGGGTTCTGGACAGCAAGCATGGACACGTTTTCCCTGGAGGTCCGCTCCAGGATCCGGGGCGTTTACCTGCTTCTTGTTTTCTTGCTCATCGGTGCCGCGGTGGGGTTATGGTATCGTCGTCACTTGACTCGGAGCACAGCCAAAGCCAAGTACCGGACCTCCGGGCTGACCACGGATGTAGCGGAAAAGAAATTGGCAGACCTTTTGCGGCTGATGAAAGAAGAGAAGCCGTTTCTGGAAGCGAACCTGACACTGGTCAAACTGGCCCGCCACATGAACATTCACGCAAATTACCTTTCCCGTATTATCAACGAACGCCGCAACCAGAGTTTCAACGACTTTGTGAACCAGTATCGCATAGAGGAAGCTTGCCGCCGCCTGGCGGATCCTCGCTGGAAGGAAATGACCATCCTACAGATCGCTTACGAAACCGGTTTCTACTCCAAGTCGGTGTTCAACACGGCCTTTAAAAAGTTCACGGGCCGGACCCCATCTCAATACCGCAGCCAAAGCACCTCCGCTGATTGA